In the genome of Streptomyces pactum, one region contains:
- a CDS encoding SCO6745 family protein has product MTSHATDTPTPAATCARAMWALLEPVHAVTYFAPEARAAFEEAGLRGFWRGYFAGRAAPLGPVGPEPVVAAFFGFAPAMVARALPAVWQIAGPARAVEIRRAGAGAALRRLLQGHQEEVARAGDALLAVAVRLDLGGRVLGAANAALPVPRDPVDRLWHATTILREHRGDGHVAALVAADLDGCETLVLRSGVDLPRTELQPYRGWTDQEWAAARDRLAGRGLLDPEGSATAEGRRVLEAVERATDRAAARPWQGLAVEERRRLAALLTPLAHACGTALRFPNPIGLPKPVPPAGP; this is encoded by the coding sequence ATGACCTCCCACGCCACCGACACCCCCACCCCGGCCGCCACCTGCGCCCGCGCCATGTGGGCACTGCTGGAACCCGTCCACGCCGTCACCTACTTCGCCCCGGAGGCGCGCGCCGCCTTCGAGGAGGCGGGGCTGCGGGGCTTCTGGCGCGGCTACTTCGCCGGCCGGGCGGCACCGCTGGGACCGGTCGGCCCGGAACCGGTGGTGGCCGCCTTCTTCGGCTTCGCACCCGCCATGGTGGCCCGGGCGCTGCCGGCGGTGTGGCAGATCGCCGGCCCCGCGCGCGCCGTGGAGATCCGGCGCGCGGGCGCGGGGGCGGCACTGCGCCGACTGCTCCAGGGGCACCAGGAGGAGGTGGCCCGGGCCGGTGACGCGCTGCTGGCCGTCGCGGTTCGGCTGGATCTGGGCGGCCGGGTGCTGGGCGCGGCGAACGCGGCGCTGCCGGTGCCGCGGGACCCGGTGGACCGGCTGTGGCACGCCACCACGATCCTGCGGGAGCACCGGGGCGACGGGCATGTGGCGGCGCTGGTCGCCGCCGACCTGGACGGGTGCGAGACCCTGGTGCTGCGCTCCGGGGTGGACCTGCCGCGCACCGAGTTGCAGCCGTACCGGGGATGGACCGACCAGGAGTGGGCGGCCGCCCGGGACCGGCTGGCCGGGCGCGGCCTGCTGGACCCGGAGGGCTCGGCGACGGCGGAGGGCCGGCGGGTGCTGGAGGCGGTGGAGCGGGCCACCGACCGCGCGGCCGCCCGGCCCTGGCAGGGCCTGGCCGTCGAGGAGCGGCGGCGGCTGGCCGCGCTGCTGACCCCGCTGGCCCACGCCTGCGGCACCGCGCTGCGGTTCCCCAACCCCATCGGGCTGCCCAAGCCGGTGCCACCGGCCGGACCGTAG
- a CDS encoding GNAT family N-acetyltransferase, translated as MNDLRFRPATGTDLSTLVRLRDDAARWMLARGVTGQWRPGELDEDHFRRVMARGEVWLAEAREGVVGAWELWWEDEAAWGPQPPVAGYVHRLMVDRSTAAPGTGRLLLEAAERRVAAVGRGRVRLDCLATNPQLNAYYRAAGYRVVGHAEGKPQPGGVAKSFTLLEKRLRAAVDG; from the coding sequence GTGAACGATCTCCGCTTCCGCCCGGCCACCGGGACCGACCTGTCCACCCTCGTCCGGCTCCGCGACGACGCGGCCCGCTGGATGCTGGCGCGCGGCGTCACCGGGCAGTGGCGGCCGGGGGAGCTGGACGAGGACCACTTCCGCCGGGTCATGGCACGCGGCGAGGTCTGGCTGGCGGAGGCTCGGGAGGGCGTCGTCGGCGCCTGGGAGCTGTGGTGGGAGGACGAGGCGGCCTGGGGCCCGCAGCCGCCGGTGGCCGGATATGTGCACCGGCTGATGGTGGACCGGAGCACCGCCGCGCCCGGCACCGGACGGTTGCTGCTGGAAGCGGCCGAACGCCGGGTGGCCGCGGTGGGACGCGGCCGGGTGCGCCTGGACTGCCTGGCCACCAACCCGCAGCTCAACGCCTACTACCGGGCGGCTGGTTACCGGGTGGTGGGCCACGCGGAGGGGAAGCCGCAGCCGGGCGGGGTGGCCAAGTCCTTCACGCTGCTGGAGAAGCGGCTCCGGGCGGCGGTGGACGGCTGA
- a CDS encoding DUF6126 family protein, with protein sequence MTEARHTAHPGTHTDPAAAPDPAAETERPARTETAAGAETSTETAAATSAPAARAPVTAPDRTVNEEDRTPRAIAFRIFVYLVGVHVIAAFLFLLFYLGGA encoded by the coding sequence ATGACGGAAGCCCGGCACACCGCGCACCCCGGTACGCACACCGACCCGGCCGCCGCCCCCGACCCCGCCGCGGAGACGGAGCGGCCGGCTCGGACGGAGACGGCGGCAGGGGCGGAGACGTCGACGGAAACGGCTGCGGCAACGAGCGCCCCGGCGGCACGGGCGCCGGTGACGGCCCCGGACCGCACCGTCAACGAGGAGGACCGCACCCCTCGGGCGATCGCCTTCCGGATCTTCGTCTACCTCGTCGGCGTCCACGTCATCGCCGCGTTCCTCTTCCTCCTCTTCTACCTCGGCGGGGCATAG
- a CDS encoding LysR family transcriptional regulator yields the protein MDAHLRDLRYFVATAEELNFTRAAERLFVSQPALSKQIKQLEELLRVRLFNRDRRSVTLTAPGQALLPQAREVIRAWDEAQRAVSDAAAAEAAVLTVGVSSSIGRGLLPAARARLAERHPAWRIRIRQVDWEDATAGLAAGQVDAALLWLPIPDQEAFAVRVVATEPRWVAMPAGHRFAGRSEVAFEELLDEPFLALPESAGVLRDFWLAVPERGGRPVRIGATVSNADETFEAVEEGSGVVLLASGNAEIYRRPGVVTLPVGGLSPSRLALVWRPDDHRTVIRDFVGAFAEDRSAGVPAH from the coding sequence ATGGACGCTCACCTGCGTGACCTTCGGTACTTCGTCGCCACCGCCGAGGAGCTCAACTTCACCCGGGCGGCCGAGCGGTTGTTCGTCTCCCAGCCCGCGCTCAGCAAGCAGATCAAACAGCTGGAGGAGCTGCTCCGGGTGCGGCTGTTCAACCGGGACCGGCGGTCGGTCACCCTGACCGCGCCCGGGCAGGCACTGCTGCCCCAGGCCCGCGAGGTCATCCGGGCCTGGGACGAGGCGCAGCGGGCGGTGAGCGACGCCGCGGCCGCGGAGGCCGCGGTGCTGACCGTCGGGGTGTCCTCCAGCATCGGCCGCGGACTGCTCCCGGCCGCCCGCGCCCGGCTCGCCGAACGGCACCCCGCCTGGCGCATCCGGATACGCCAGGTGGACTGGGAGGACGCGACGGCGGGGCTGGCCGCCGGGCAGGTGGACGCGGCCCTGCTGTGGCTGCCGATCCCCGATCAGGAAGCGTTCGCGGTACGGGTGGTGGCCACCGAGCCGCGCTGGGTGGCGATGCCGGCCGGGCACCGGTTCGCCGGCCGCTCGGAGGTGGCCTTCGAGGAACTGCTCGACGAACCGTTCCTGGCGCTGCCGGAGAGCGCGGGGGTGCTGCGGGACTTCTGGCTGGCGGTGCCGGAGCGCGGCGGCCGGCCGGTGCGGATCGGCGCGACCGTCTCCAACGCCGACGAGACCTTCGAGGCGGTGGAGGAGGGCAGCGGGGTGGTGCTGCTGGCGTCCGGGAACGCCGAGATCTACCGCCGCCCCGGGGTGGTGACCCTGCCGGTCGGCGGCCTCTCCCCCAGCCGGCTCGCCCTGGTCTGGCGGCCGGACGACCACCGGACCGTGATCCGTGACTTCGTCGGCGCGTTCGCCGAGGACCGTTCGGCGGGCGTCCCGGCGCACTGA
- a CDS encoding ribonuclease: MRIPPRIARIGALGALASALVLAGPAAAATPATPALTDGAHDRIAATAPAGTAAVGDICLSDLPREAHDTLDLIASGGPYPFPQDGTVFQNREGILPRQSLGYYHEYTVVTPGSDDRGARRIVTGDGGREDYYTADHYRSFDLVNHGC; the protein is encoded by the coding sequence ATGAGAATCCCCCCACGGATCGCCCGCATCGGCGCGCTCGGCGCCCTCGCCTCGGCGCTGGTCCTCGCCGGACCCGCCGCGGCGGCCACCCCTGCCACCCCCGCCCTCACCGACGGCGCCCACGACCGGATCGCGGCCACCGCACCGGCCGGGACCGCCGCGGTCGGTGACATCTGCCTCTCCGACCTCCCCCGGGAAGCCCACGACACCCTGGACCTGATCGCCTCCGGCGGTCCCTACCCGTTCCCGCAGGACGGCACGGTCTTCCAGAACCGGGAGGGCATCCTGCCGCGGCAGTCCCTGGGCTACTACCACGAGTACACGGTGGTCACCCCGGGGTCGGACGACCGCGGCGCACGCCGCATCGTCACCGGCGACGGAGGCCGCGAGGACTACTACACCGCCGACCACTACCGGTCCTTCGACCTCGTCAACCACGGCTGCTGA